One window of the Cryptomeria japonica chromosome 7, Sugi_1.0, whole genome shotgun sequence genome contains the following:
- the LOC131856949 gene encoding bark leucoagglutinin-like, with the protein MANYRAGFLLYLCITSSFWHFSNGRNVNFNFPPKTDIHLSGDASINMDVIQLTTCQFNNNSAGSIGWSISANIIPLWDDCSQVPASFSTHFQFRMPGCGVNHSGDGLAMFFAPPDFQSSDGDPGECLGLFKTETDGNSSNQIVAVEFDSF; encoded by the coding sequence ATGGCAAACTACAGGGCAGGATTCCTTTTATACTTATGTATTACTTCTTCTTTCTGGCATTTCTCAAATGGACGAAACGTTAATTTTAATTTTCCTCCCAAAACGGATATCCATCTGTCAGGAGATGCTTCCATTAATATGGACGTGATCCAGCTTACAACATGCCAATTCAACAACAATAGCGCAGGGAGCATCGGGTGGTCAATATCTGCCAACATCATTCCTTTGTGGGACGATTGCTCTCAGGTTCCTGCAAGTTTTTCTACACATTTCCAATTCAGGATGCCCGGATGTGGTGTTAATCACAGCGGAGACGGACTCGCTATGTTTTTCGCTCCCCCTGACTTCCAGTCCTCTGATGGTGATCCTGGTGAATGTCTCGGCCTGTTTAAAACTGAAACAGACGGGAACTCATCCAATCAGATTGTGGCTGTGGAGTTCGATTCTTTCTAG